In Chryseobacterium gleum, a single genomic region encodes these proteins:
- a CDS encoding HipA family kinase, producing MQNLRTVTVMRYILPLREGGSLPALAEADDDFKYVLKFRGAGHGVKMLISELLGGKITEALGLKIPELVFVNLDADFGRTEADEEIQDLLKFSEGLNLGLHYLSGSITYDPGVSVDPLLASKIVWLDAFITNIDRTFKNTNMLMWHKELWIIDNGASFYFHHSWQNFDAAAKTPFKYVKDHVLLPKAKMLDEADRFAHEVLNETLFREIVNMIPEDWLHWNDADETPEEIREIYFQFLKTRLENSQIFVNEAKNARG from the coding sequence ATGCAGAATTTAAGAACTGTAACCGTGATGCGTTACATTCTGCCTCTGAGAGAAGGAGGATCTCTTCCCGCTCTGGCAGAAGCTGATGATGATTTCAAATATGTATTAAAGTTCCGTGGCGCCGGTCACGGAGTAAAAATGCTGATCTCTGAACTTTTAGGCGGAAAGATTACCGAAGCATTGGGACTTAAAATTCCTGAACTTGTTTTTGTCAACCTTGATGCCGATTTCGGAAGAACGGAAGCCGATGAAGAAATACAGGATCTGCTCAAGTTTTCCGAAGGTCTGAATCTTGGACTGCATTATCTTTCCGGCTCTATCACCTATGATCCGGGAGTAAGTGTGGATCCGCTTCTGGCTTCAAAAATTGTATGGCTGGATGCATTCATCACCAATATTGACCGTACTTTTAAAAATACAAATATGCTGATGTGGCATAAGGAACTCTGGATCATTGATAATGGTGCCTCGTTCTACTTCCACCACTCATGGCAGAATTTTGATGCAGCCGCTAAAACACCTTTCAAATATGTGAAAGACCACGTGCTTCTTCCTAAGGCAAAAATGCTTGATGAAGCAGACAGGTTTGCTCATGAAGTTCTGAACGAAACGTTATTCCGGGAAATTGTCAATATGATTCCTGAAGACTGGTTGCATTGGAATGATGCTGATGAAACCCCTGAAGAAATCCGTGAGATCTATTTTCAGTTTTTGAAAACCAGATTAGAAAATTCTCAAATCTTTGTAAACGAAGCCAAAAATGCAAGAGGATAA
- a CDS encoding M16 family metallopeptidase, with product MKKRLLSAAAVAFFGLMLNAQQIKFEEYDLPNGLHVILHQDNSAPVVTTGVMYHVGAKDEVKGRTGFAHFFEHLLFEGTPNIQRGTWMKIVAANGGINNANTTNDRTYYYETFPSNNEQLGLWMEAERMRHAVINQIGVDTQREVVKEEKRLNMDNRPYGNLFTAILNNLFINHPYKWPTIGSMEDLNAAKLEEFQAFYKKYYVPNNATLVVAGDIKPEQTKKWIETYYGGIPKGTVYPKDFPKETPITQEKEVTATDPNIQLPAYVFAYRTPANKEKDAYVLDMLSSYLSNGKSSVLYKKLVDQDKKALQVAAFNQGLEDYSIFAFFAIPMGQTTKQVLQADIDAEIKKLQTTLISEEDYQKLQNQYENQFVNANSSIQGIAASLATNHVLMGDTNLINKEIDIYRSITRQDLQNAAKKYLNSNQRIIINYVPEKK from the coding sequence ATGAAAAAGCGACTTCTTTCTGCTGCTGCCGTAGCTTTCTTCGGGCTAATGCTGAACGCACAGCAAATTAAATTCGAAGAGTATGACCTTCCCAATGGTCTTCATGTAATTCTTCATCAGGATAACTCAGCACCGGTGGTAACAACAGGTGTAATGTACCATGTAGGTGCAAAAGATGAGGTAAAAGGCAGAACAGGCTTTGCTCATTTTTTTGAGCATCTTTTATTCGAAGGAACTCCAAATATACAAAGAGGTACATGGATGAAAATTGTTGCTGCAAATGGAGGAATTAATAATGCCAACACTACCAATGACAGAACTTATTATTATGAAACATTCCCTTCCAACAACGAACAGCTTGGCCTTTGGATGGAAGCTGAAAGAATGCGCCACGCTGTCATCAATCAAATTGGTGTGGATACACAGAGAGAGGTTGTAAAAGAAGAAAAAAGATTAAATATGGATAACAGACCATATGGAAATCTTTTCACAGCAATTTTAAATAATCTATTTATCAACCATCCTTATAAATGGCCCACTATAGGATCAATGGAAGATCTTAATGCGGCAAAACTAGAAGAATTCCAAGCATTCTACAAAAAGTATTACGTTCCGAACAATGCTACTTTGGTTGTTGCGGGAGATATCAAACCTGAGCAGACAAAAAAATGGATCGAAACGTATTACGGAGGAATTCCAAAGGGAACAGTATATCCTAAAGATTTCCCGAAAGAAACTCCTATCACTCAGGAAAAAGAAGTGACCGCTACTGACCCGAATATTCAGCTTCCGGCTTATGTTTTCGCGTACAGAACTCCGGCTAATAAAGAGAAAGATGCTTATGTTTTAGATATGCTTTCTTCTTATTTAAGTAATGGTAAATCTTCCGTTTTATATAAAAAATTAGTTGACCAGGATAAAAAAGCACTTCAGGTAGCTGCTTTCAACCAGGGTCTTGAGGATTACAGTATCTTCGCATTCTTCGCGATTCCGATGGGACAGACTACCAAACAGGTTCTACAGGCAGATATTGATGCTGAAATCAAAAAGCTTCAGACTACTTTAATTTCAGAAGAAGATTATCAAAAACTTCAAAATCAGTATGAAAACCAGTTTGTAAATGCTAACTCGAGCATTCAGGGAATTGCTGCTTCATTGGCAACCAACCACGTATTGATGGGTGACACGAATCTTATCAACAAAGAAATTGACATTTACAGATCCATCACAAGACAGGATCTTCAGAATGCGGCTAAAAAGTATCTTAATTCCAACCAAAGAATAATCATCAACTACGTACCTGAGAAAAAGTAA
- a CDS encoding TonB-dependent receptor plug domain-containing protein: MRNKKTILSASVLFFLGIFTYGQEKDSIKTNKDSIKTNNVEEVVVLGSRAGARSKTESAVPVDVFNVKESSIILPQTNIGQILNAVAPSFTSTIQTNSDGTDHLDPAQLRGLGPDQVLVLVNGKRRHTSALVNVNGTPGRGTVGTDLNAIPSFALNRIEVLRDGAAAQYGSDAIAGVINLDLKRDTGKLAGQISYGGNLTPTANDHTGDFDGQNIQLDLNYGNKIGTKGGFFNITWSSQFRNPTYRAGTESGPIYNAYNAIEQRALNDGVNLSSLFTNINNTPNSQQIVNYIHQYAQNVSYFSPDLQNAIQGAGTISALQNVLKSSSFTRDQLNYFTDQELAYRGQTRKDFNMQVGQSKLNNHQLFVNAEVPVSENWKVYTFGGYSLRHGTSGGFYRRPSESRTFTGLYPNGYLPQIGTDIQDISLAAGIKGKWDGWNIDFSNTYGQNSFTYNIQNTGNTSLRFASPREFNAGGLRFSQNTINLDFSKKYDVWEGINVAFGGEHRYENFKITQGEEASYATYDVSGNVWNGNSVRPTDFFGASLPGGSQVFNGFKPGNAVDKNRQSVAAYADVEFNFTNWLLVDAAARYENYSDFGSTFNYKLASRIKVAPDFNIRFAGSTGFRAPSIHQIYYNVTSTLFTNNQLLEVGTFSNDSQLAGLLDMPKLKQETSKSASVGFTYRIPSAGLSFTADGYFTRIDNRIILTDQFLRASVPQKAQEAYDQLGINAAQFFTNAIDTETKGVDVVISHNARFSGFKLDNNFAINLNQTKQVGEIHSAGLLQSPSLEKIYFSEKSRVYLEEAVPRVKASLSHTLSWKNANFYLRNTYFGKVTGADIIDVNGDGIIDFNEHQQIGDKIITDISAAYQFTKNVGLTLGVNNLFDIYPTKNLPASTNNDQFVYSRSTSQFGQNGRYVFARLNFNF; encoded by the coding sequence ATGAGAAATAAAAAAACTATTCTTTCGGCCTCTGTTTTATTTTTCCTTGGTATATTTACTTACGGACAGGAAAAAGACAGCATAAAAACAAATAAAGACAGTATAAAAACCAATAATGTAGAAGAAGTAGTTGTATTGGGTTCAAGAGCCGGTGCCAGATCTAAGACAGAAAGTGCGGTTCCTGTAGATGTCTTTAATGTAAAAGAATCTTCAATCATTCTTCCGCAGACGAATATAGGGCAGATCCTTAACGCGGTAGCACCTTCATTTACTTCCACTATTCAAACCAATTCTGATGGTACAGACCATCTGGATCCCGCACAGCTCAGAGGATTGGGACCAGATCAGGTTTTGGTTTTAGTGAATGGAAAAAGAAGACATACTTCAGCATTGGTGAATGTAAACGGAACGCCGGGAAGAGGAACTGTTGGTACAGATTTGAATGCTATTCCATCTTTTGCTTTAAACAGAATTGAAGTTTTAAGAGACGGAGCTGCAGCGCAATACGGTTCTGATGCCATTGCAGGTGTCATTAACCTTGATCTTAAAAGAGATACAGGAAAACTTGCAGGTCAGATCAGCTACGGAGGAAACCTTACGCCAACAGCTAACGATCATACCGGAGATTTTGACGGACAAAATATTCAGCTGGATTTGAATTATGGAAATAAAATCGGAACCAAGGGAGGATTCTTTAATATTACCTGGTCGTCACAGTTCAGAAATCCAACGTATAGAGCAGGAACAGAAAGTGGACCTATTTATAATGCTTATAATGCAATTGAACAACGTGCTTTAAATGACGGAGTAAACCTTTCTTCTCTTTTTACCAATATAAATAATACACCCAATTCACAGCAGATCGTGAATTACATTCATCAGTATGCACAGAATGTAAGCTATTTTTCTCCGGATTTACAAAATGCGATTCAGGGAGCCGGTACCATCTCTGCGTTACAGAATGTCTTGAAATCTTCGAGCTTTACCAGAGATCAGCTTAATTACTTTACCGATCAGGAACTGGCTTACAGAGGTCAGACGAGAAAGGATTTTAATATGCAGGTCGGGCAGTCAAAACTTAATAATCATCAGTTGTTTGTAAATGCTGAAGTGCCTGTCAGTGAAAACTGGAAAGTATACACTTTTGGAGGATACAGTTTAAGACATGGAACTTCCGGAGGGTTTTACAGAAGACCAAGCGAAAGCAGAACTTTTACGGGATTATATCCCAATGGTTACCTTCCACAAATCGGAACAGATATTCAGGATATTTCATTAGCAGCAGGAATAAAAGGGAAATGGGATGGATGGAATATTGATTTCAGTAATACTTACGGACAGAATTCATTTACCTATAATATTCAGAATACAGGCAATACCTCTCTGCGCTTTGCTTCACCAAGGGAATTCAATGCAGGTGGCTTAAGGTTTTCTCAAAATACGATCAATTTAGATTTTTCTAAAAAATACGATGTATGGGAAGGTATCAATGTAGCCTTTGGAGGTGAGCACCGATATGAAAATTTTAAAATTACCCAGGGAGAGGAAGCTTCTTATGCAACATATGACGTTTCAGGAAATGTTTGGAACGGAAATTCTGTAAGACCTACAGATTTTTTCGGAGCATCGCTTCCGGGAGGTTCTCAGGTTTTCAACGGATTTAAGCCCGGAAATGCAGTAGATAAAAACAGACAGTCGGTAGCAGCCTATGCGGATGTGGAATTTAACTTTACCAACTGGCTATTGGTAGATGCTGCGGCGAGATATGAAAACTATTCTGATTTTGGTTCTACATTTAATTATAAATTGGCATCAAGAATCAAGGTTGCTCCTGATTTCAATATAAGATTTGCTGGTTCTACGGGATTCCGAGCACCATCAATCCATCAGATTTATTATAATGTAACCTCTACATTGTTTACGAATAATCAGCTTTTGGAAGTAGGAACTTTCAGTAATGATTCTCAGCTCGCAGGGCTTTTGGATATGCCTAAACTGAAGCAGGAAACTTCCAAATCAGCAAGTGTAGGGTTTACATACAGAATTCCTTCGGCCGGGCTTAGTTTTACCGCAGACGGTTATTTCACGAGAATTGATAACCGTATTATTCTTACAGACCAGTTCTTAAGAGCAAGCGTTCCACAGAAAGCACAGGAAGCTTACGACCAGTTAGGAATCAATGCTGCACAATTCTTTACCAATGCCATTGATACAGAAACAAAGGGAGTAGACGTTGTGATCTCACATAATGCAAGATTTTCAGGATTTAAACTGGATAATAATTTTGCAATTAACCTGAACCAAACCAAACAGGTAGGAGAAATTCATTCAGCCGGGCTGCTGCAGTCTCCTTCCCTTGAAAAGATTTATTTTTCTGAAAAATCAAGAGTGTATCTTGAAGAAGCTGTGCCAAGAGTGAAAGCCAGCCTTTCGCATACCCTTTCATGGAAAAATGCCAACTTCTATCTGAGAAATACTTATTTCGGAAAAGTAACAGGTGCTGATATCATTGATGTTAACGGAGATGGAATCATTGATTTTAATGAACATCAGCAGATCGGAGATAAAATCATTACTGATATCTCTGCGGCCTATCAGTTTACCAAAAATGTAGGGCTTACTTTGGGTGTGAATAACCTGTTTGATATTTATCCAACGAAAAACCTTCCTGCTTCTACCAATAATGATCAGTTCGTTTACTCACGTTCCACTTCTCAGTTTGGACAGAACGGAAGATATGTTTTTGCAAGACTAAATTTCAACTTTTAA
- a CDS encoding carbon starvation CstA family protein, with the protein MDSLNNINALTLIFASVLIFAIAYRFYGIFIANKVLRLNDQNLTPAVEFADGKDYVATNKNVLFGHHFAAIAAAGPLVGPVLAAQFGYLPGALWILIGCVLGGGVHDMIVLFASVRHKGQSLATIASKEIGKATGTVAGFAILFILILTLAGLSLACINAMHEASWSLFTVVITMPIAIIMGLIMRYKKNSVLFASILGGILLVAGIIGGHSLMQNPTMNNLFSWDIKTISIAIPLYGFIASVLPVWLLLVPRDYLSTYLKIGTIIMLAIGVIVIHPTIQMPAITAFVNGGGPIIGGPVLPFIFIVIACGAISGFHAVIATGTTPKMLNKEREILFVGYGAMLVEGFVALMALIAACTLMPGDYFAINTPKEAYDSFLAAHPSLHGVDIDYYSQKIGIDLYGRTGGAVSLAVGMAHIFNKIPYMDQLTAYWYNFAIMFEAVFILTAIDAGTRVGRFFLQEMLGSVVPKFNDKNWIPGIIISSLLFTFAWGYLVYTGNVNSIWPLFGISNQLLAACGLIVCTTMLIRMNRGKYALCSAVPGVFMAGITFWAGYIQVTAIYIPKEQYLLAALAVTAMVLMLIVFIGAFRKWYQLLQINKTEIDHYGEPVKELVER; encoded by the coding sequence ATGGATTCATTAAACAATATTAATGCGCTCACCCTCATATTTGCTTCTGTTCTTATTTTCGCGATCGCTTACCGGTTCTATGGTATTTTTATCGCCAACAAAGTGCTCCGGCTCAATGACCAAAACTTGACTCCTGCTGTTGAATTTGCAGATGGTAAAGATTATGTTGCCACCAATAAAAATGTGCTTTTCGGGCATCATTTTGCCGCAATCGCAGCAGCCGGGCCATTGGTAGGACCTGTTCTTGCAGCACAATTCGGATATCTTCCCGGTGCGCTATGGATCCTTATCGGATGTGTTCTGGGTGGTGGAGTACATGATATGATCGTACTTTTTGCTTCGGTAAGACATAAAGGCCAAAGTCTTGCCACCATTGCTTCTAAAGAAATCGGTAAAGCAACGGGAACTGTTGCAGGATTTGCCATTCTTTTCATTCTTATCCTTACACTCGCAGGATTATCATTAGCTTGTATCAATGCAATGCACGAAGCTTCATGGTCTCTGTTTACGGTAGTCATTACGATGCCTATTGCGATCATAATGGGTCTGATTATGCGCTACAAAAAGAACAGTGTTCTGTTTGCAAGTATTTTGGGAGGTATTCTCTTAGTTGCAGGAATTATCGGAGGGCACAGCCTCATGCAGAATCCTACAATGAATAATTTATTTTCATGGGATATTAAAACAATTTCCATAGCGATTCCTCTGTATGGTTTTATTGCTTCTGTCCTGCCTGTATGGCTTCTTTTGGTTCCAAGGGATTATTTGTCAACCTATTTAAAGATCGGAACTATTATCATGCTTGCCATCGGTGTAATTGTTATTCATCCTACCATACAGATGCCGGCTATCACAGCTTTCGTTAATGGCGGAGGTCCTATTATAGGTGGACCTGTGCTTCCTTTTATTTTTATTGTGATTGCCTGTGGCGCGATTTCCGGATTCCATGCGGTGATTGCTACGGGAACCACTCCAAAAATGCTTAATAAAGAAAGAGAAATTCTTTTCGTAGGATATGGAGCTATGCTGGTAGAAGGTTTTGTTGCATTAATGGCACTTATTGCAGCCTGCACATTAATGCCTGGCGATTATTTTGCAATCAATACGCCTAAAGAAGCTTATGACTCATTCCTTGCTGCGCACCCTTCTCTTCACGGAGTAGATATTGATTATTATTCACAAAAAATAGGCATTGACCTCTACGGCAGAACCGGCGGTGCTGTATCTCTCGCTGTGGGAATGGCTCATATCTTCAATAAAATCCCGTACATGGATCAGCTTACTGCGTATTGGTATAATTTTGCGATCATGTTTGAAGCTGTCTTTATCCTGACTGCTATTGATGCAGGAACAAGGGTTGGACGTTTCTTTTTACAGGAAATGCTGGGTTCTGTAGTTCCGAAATTCAATGATAAAAACTGGATTCCCGGGATTATTATCAGTAGTCTTCTTTTCACTTTTGCCTGGGGCTATCTTGTGTATACAGGAAATGTAAACAGTATCTGGCCGTTATTCGGCATCAGTAACCAGCTGTTAGCAGCCTGCGGACTGATCGTCTGTACAACTATGCTGATCAGGATGAACCGGGGTAAATATGCTTTATGTTCTGCAGTTCCCGGGGTTTTTATGGCTGGAATTACTTTTTGGGCTGGTTATATACAGGTAACAGCTATTTATATCCCCAAAGAACAATATTTACTGGCAGCTTTAGCGGTAACGGCAATGGTTCTGATGCTTATTGTGTTTATCGGAGCTTTCAGGAAATGGTATCAGCTGCTTCAGATCAATAAGACAGAGATTGATCATTATGGCGAACCTGTGAAGGAACTTGTGGAAAGATAA
- a CDS encoding alpha/beta hydrolase has translation MNLSINNISIYRFFINLFFISFLSFSNLFFSQDLPLRPTKAPAVKSTLLPEIATVSENIVYKTNRKGQPLALDLYTPKNNTDEKLPVLIYVHGGGWVEGDKVVNADNYLETTIKKLIGKQYAVISINYTLLSDSIHFPLPLEDTKDAVRWVRKNAEKYHFDTSNIGLFGASAGAHLSLMAAYTPDNTYLGNPELSSYSAKVNYVIDHYGPADLNKLFHTRLGTIPVGMIGLLSKKIVGLQENLVKGISGYDIRKDQDRAIDYLKTISPANFVSGGVPTLIVQGNNDKIVPLSQSKKLHRKLNRAKIQNSLIIVDGGVHGFGTTDKDYLDKITDQMVDFILLHKK, from the coding sequence ATGAATTTATCGATAAACAACATATCAATTTACAGGTTTTTCATAAACCTGTTTTTTATTTCATTTTTAAGCTTTTCCAATTTATTTTTTTCACAAGACCTGCCATTAAGGCCAACTAAAGCTCCTGCTGTAAAAAGCACACTACTTCCCGAAATAGCAACAGTTTCAGAAAATATTGTTTACAAAACCAACAGAAAAGGCCAGCCTCTCGCTCTTGATCTCTATACTCCTAAGAACAATACTGATGAAAAACTTCCGGTATTGATCTACGTTCATGGAGGCGGATGGGTAGAAGGCGACAAAGTGGTAAATGCCGATAATTATCTTGAAACGACTATAAAAAAACTCATAGGCAAACAATATGCAGTGATCAGTATCAACTATACGCTTCTAAGTGACAGCATCCATTTCCCATTGCCTTTGGAAGATACTAAAGATGCGGTCAGATGGGTCAGAAAAAATGCAGAAAAATATCATTTTGATACCAGCAACATCGGCCTTTTCGGAGCTTCAGCGGGAGCTCACCTTTCTCTGATGGCAGCTTATACACCAGACAATACTTATTTGGGTAATCCTGAGCTTTCATCCTATTCTGCTAAGGTAAATTATGTAATTGATCATTATGGTCCTGCAGACCTCAACAAACTTTTCCACACAAGATTAGGGACAATCCCGGTAGGAATGATCGGATTACTGTCCAAAAAAATTGTCGGTTTACAGGAAAATCTGGTGAAAGGGATTTCAGGATATGATATCAGAAAAGATCAGGACAGAGCAATAGATTATCTTAAAACGATATCTCCGGCTAACTTTGTTTCAGGTGGTGTTCCTACTTTAATTGTTCAGGGAAATAATGATAAAATTGTTCCTTTAAGTCAATCTAAAAAGCTTCACAGAAAATTAAACAGGGCTAAAATACAGAATTCACTGATCATCGTTGATGGCGGAGTCCATGGTTTTGGTACCACAGACAAAGACTATCTTGATAAAATAACAGATCAGATGGTCGACTTTATTCTTTTACATAAAAAATAA
- a CDS encoding DUF3037 domain-containing protein, with protein MQEDKIYEYAVIRLVPKVEREEFFNIGLVMFSKKEKFIRVEFYLCPDKFKLMHSKLDYEDIIHNLESFQKIANGDKDGGPIALLDIPERFRWLTAVRSAVVQTSRPHPGKSKDLDATFGKLFEELVK; from the coding sequence ATGCAAGAGGATAAAATATATGAATACGCGGTAATACGCCTTGTACCTAAAGTTGAAAGAGAGGAATTTTTCAATATCGGGCTGGTGATGTTTTCAAAAAAGGAAAAATTCATCAGGGTAGAATTTTATTTGTGCCCGGACAAATTTAAGCTGATGCACAGCAAGCTGGATTACGAAGATATCATCCATAATCTGGAGAGCTTTCAGAAAATTGCAAATGGCGATAAAGACGGCGGCCCTATTGCACTGCTTGATATTCCGGAACGTTTCCGATGGCTGACAGCTGTAAGAAGTGCTGTCGTTCAAACCTCCCGCCCACATCCGGGAAAATCCAAAGATCTAGATGCTACTTTTGGTAAGCTTTTTGAGGAGTTAGTAAAATAA
- a CDS encoding ATP-dependent helicase gives MDYLKGLNESQYEAVTSLQGPLMVLAGAGSGKTRVLTMRIAHLIHNGIDPFNILALTFTNKAAREMKDRIAKVVGESNARSLWMGTFHSVFARILRIEAHYLGYPSNFTIYDQQDALNVIKKVLKDMNIDADLYKPKKVQARISTYKNNLITVKAYFNNPELMEADEKANMKFIGQIYQRYVEQCFRNGSMDFDDLLLKTNELLTRFPEVLAKYQDRFRYIMVDEYQDTNHSQYLIVKALASKFENICVVGDDAQSIYSFRGANIYNILNFKKDYPDAKTVSLEQNYRSTQNIVNAANVVIAKNLQQFKKNVFSDNEEGDKIKIYRSLSDADEANFVAGNIWELRNRDQRKYSDFAILYRTNSQTRAFEDALRRKNIPYKVYGGLSFYQRKEVKDLIGYLRLLINENDSEALMRIINYPARGIGETTQNKLIVFADAHNIAVSKVLDNLPMYAPQLGLNNGVLNKLNDFWSMIKAFQVLLKTETAYSVAMEVAKRSGLIKFLKDDQTPEGISRVENVQELMNSMQGFIEEQMQLEDGDPSLSNFLENIALSADTQDKELEDDMVSLMTIHLSKGLEFPVVHLVGLEENLFPSFMSSATREDLEEERRLFYVALTRAEKQAFFSYAVSRFQWGKITDAEPSRFLSEIDDEYIEFLNPAMEKRFINNSGVKSNIFDEHPSEMRSFKKVEKKTIDRGETSKPAPEVRKLKPVSTAKIINPSGASSQDIEVGDKVRHDRFGIGEVTFLDGTDPQNIKAKVVFMHEGEKNLILKYAKLTKI, from the coding sequence ATGGACTATTTGAAAGGACTCAACGAATCACAATATGAAGCCGTTACCTCTTTACAGGGACCTCTGATGGTGCTTGCCGGAGCAGGTTCCGGGAAAACGCGTGTACTTACCATGCGTATTGCCCACTTAATACACAACGGAATAGACCCTTTCAATATCCTGGCGCTTACCTTTACCAATAAAGCGGCACGTGAAATGAAAGACCGTATCGCAAAAGTTGTGGGGGAAAGCAATGCAAGAAGTCTCTGGATGGGAACTTTTCACTCGGTTTTTGCGAGGATTTTAAGAATTGAAGCCCATTATCTTGGTTATCCTTCCAACTTTACCATTTATGATCAGCAGGATGCTTTGAATGTGATCAAAAAGGTACTGAAGGATATGAATATTGATGCAGATCTTTATAAACCTAAAAAAGTTCAGGCAAGAATCTCGACTTATAAAAATAATCTGATTACGGTAAAAGCATATTTCAATAATCCGGAACTGATGGAAGCTGATGAAAAAGCGAACATGAAGTTCATCGGGCAGATTTATCAGAGATACGTTGAGCAGTGCTTCAGAAACGGATCCATGGATTTTGATGATCTTTTGTTGAAAACCAATGAACTTTTAACCCGTTTCCCGGAAGTATTAGCCAAATATCAGGACAGATTCAGATACATTATGGTGGATGAGTATCAGGATACGAACCACTCTCAATACCTTATTGTAAAAGCGTTGGCTTCAAAATTTGAAAATATCTGTGTGGTAGGGGATGATGCACAGTCTATCTACTCTTTCCGTGGAGCGAATATTTATAATATCTTAAACTTTAAAAAAGATTATCCGGATGCTAAAACGGTATCTTTGGAGCAGAATTACCGTTCTACACAGAATATTGTAAATGCTGCGAATGTTGTGATTGCAAAAAACCTGCAGCAGTTTAAGAAGAATGTATTTAGTGATAATGAAGAAGGGGACAAAATTAAAATATACCGTTCGCTTTCCGATGCTGATGAAGCCAATTTCGTGGCAGGAAATATCTGGGAACTTCGTAACCGTGACCAGAGAAAGTACAGTGATTTCGCTATTTTATACAGAACCAACTCTCAGACGCGTGCCTTTGAAGATGCGTTGAGACGTAAAAACATTCCGTACAAAGTTTACGGTGGACTTTCATTTTACCAAAGAAAAGAAGTAAAAGACCTTATCGGGTACCTTCGCCTCCTTATCAATGAGAATGATTCTGAAGCATTGATGAGGATTATCAATTATCCGGCGAGAGGAATCGGAGAAACAACACAGAATAAGCTGATCGTTTTTGCAGATGCTCACAATATCGCCGTTTCAAAAGTGTTGGATAATCTTCCGATGTATGCACCACAGTTAGGTTTAAACAACGGAGTTTTAAATAAACTGAATGATTTCTGGTCTATGATCAAGGCCTTTCAGGTACTATTAAAAACAGAAACAGCTTACAGTGTTGCCATGGAAGTGGCAAAACGAAGCGGTTTAATCAAATTCCTGAAAGATGATCAGACTCCTGAGGGAATTTCCAGAGTAGAAAACGTACAGGAATTGATGAACTCTATGCAGGGATTCATTGAAGAACAGATGCAGCTTGAAGACGGTGATCCGAGTCTTTCCAATTTCCTTGAAAATATTGCTCTTTCTGCAGATACTCAGGATAAAGAACTGGAAGATGATATGGTTTCATTAATGACCATTCACCTTTCCAAAGGGCTGGAATTCCCGGTCGTTCACCTGGTAGGGCTTGAAGAAAATTTATTCCCGAGCTTTATGAGTTCGGCTACCAGAGAAGATCTTGAAGAAGAAAGAAGATTATTCTACGTAGCATTGACAAGGGCAGAAAAACAAGCTTTCTTCTCATATGCTGTTTCCCGTTTCCAATGGGGGAAAATCACCGATGCTGAACCTTCAAGATTCTTAAGTGAAATTGATGATGAATATATTGAATTCCTTAATCCTGCTATGGAAAAAAGGTTTATCAATAATTCAGGGGTAAAGTCCAATATTTTTGATGAACATCCTTCCGAAATGAGATCTTTCAAAAAGGTTGAAAAAAAGACAATCGACAGGGGAGAGACTTCAAAACCGGCACCGGAAGTAAGAAAACTGAAACCTGTTAGCACGGCTAAAATTATCAATCCAAGCGGAGCCTCGTCTCAGGATATTGAAGTAGGTGATAAAGTGAGACATGACCGTTTCGGAATTGGAGAAGTCACTTTTCTGGATGGAACTGATCCTCAGAATATCAAAGCAAAAGTAGTTTTCATGCATGAAGGAGAGAAAAATCTGATCCTGAAATATGCAAAACTGACTAAGATTTAA